The sequence ATAAGCCATAGGATCATTACTTCCTGATTCTATTTCTATTACTGTTTTCACTTTTTTCTTTAAATTTGAATCTCCTAAAACAGAAACAACTGCAGCTGCATCTGTTGATGAAACTATTGCTCCAAAAAGTAAAGCTTCTTTAGGTGTGAAATCTGTAAGAATAAAAGCAAAAAAAGCTGCAAAAAGAGTTGTTAAAAATACTCCTAGTGTTGCTAATATTCCACTTGGGTATAAGGATGAGAGTGCATCACTTTTCTTAGTTTCTAAGGCACTTGAAAAAAGAATAAATAGTAATGCAAAATTTCCTATCTGTTGTGTAAGTTCTGCATCATCAAAATATATACCACCTATTCCCTCTGAACCTGCTAGTATTCCTATAAATAAGAACATAATAAGCAATGGAACTTGTACCTTTTTTGATAATCTAATTGAAAACAAACTGATAAAAAGTAGAATCCCTGCTGTCAAAACTTTGTATTCCATCTCTCCTCCTTTTAAAATTTATAGATCTCTTTCATGAAGTTATACCACTTTTTATATTCTTCTTCATGGATACTATTTTTTAAAAATACAAAATTAAACTCTCTTTCTTCAAAAAAATTCTCTAGATTAATAATTGCTAATTTTCTCATTAAAATTTCTTTTTCTACTGCTCTTTCATAAATAAAGGATATCCCCTTATTTTCCTTTACTAACTCCTTTATTATATTTATATTTTCTATTTCATATTTCTTATCGAAATCATTTAATGATAAATTGTTATCATATAATATTTTTTCAAATATATCTCTTGTTCCAGATCCATTTTCTCTTAGAATAATTCTTTCTCTTACGATATCATCAAATTTTGTAATTTCAGTAGCAATAGGATTATTTGCTGCACATATTCCTACAAATCGCTCTTTAGAAAAAAGATAATTTTCATACTCAGTTTTTTCAAAAAATCCTTCTATAAATGCAAAATCTATATTACCTTTTTTCAATTCTTCTAAGAGTTCACTAGTATCTCTTATAATAAAAGATATATTTATTTCAGGATATCTTGTAGAAATCTCAGAGATAATTTTAGGGATAATAAACTCTCCTATAGTAAAGGTAGCACCAAAATATAGATTTTTTTTACTCATATCTATGTTTTTTATCTCCTCTTTAATCTTATTGGCATCTGAACTCATTGTTAAAAGATAGTTATACAGTGCCTTTCCTTGTTCTGTTATAGATAAAACTTTTTTATTGTAATTAAAAAGTTTACATCCATAAAATTCTTCTAAATATTTTATATGTTGACTTACTGCAGGTTGTGTCATATGTAAATTTTCAGCTGTCTTTGTATAATTTTTAGTCCTACATAACTCTATAAATGTTTCAACTCTAAAATCTAACATTTAATATCCCCTCTCTTTTAAATTTATAATTTTTTATTATCTTTTAATAAAAATACATAATTTTATTTTATAATTTTTTTATGGTAAAATCAAGACATAAATAAGAAATAAAATAAATATTTTTAGGAGGCTTTTATGAATTTCAAATTTTCTAATGAACAAGAAGTATTTTTATCAAAAGTGAGAGAGATAAGTGTAAAAGAGGTTGCTCCTATTGCAGCTGAAATAGATAAAGAAGCATCATTCCCTGTTAATACTATTAAATTATTAGGAGAAAATGGTATTATGGGAATACCTTTTGAAAAAAAATATGGTGGACTTGAAATGGATAACTTAACTTATGTAGCAGCTGTTGAAGAGTTATCAAAAGCTTGTGCCTCTACTGGTGTTATTATGTCAGCACACACTTCGTTATGTTCATGGCCAATAGCTACTTATGGTAATGAGGAGCAAAAAAATAAATATTTAACTCAGCTAGCTAGTGGGGAAAAGTTAGGAGCTTTTGGTTGGACAGAAGCTGAAGCTGGAACTAAAATGACTGCAATAAAAGATGGTGATAAATATATATTAAATGGAAAAAAAGTTTTAATTACTAATTCACATGAAGCTGATATCTTTGTTGTATTTGCGAAAACAGATTTAGAAAAAGGAGATCTTTCAGCTTTTATTATAGAAAAAGGAACTAAGGGATTTTCTGTTGGAGAAGCAGAAGATAAAATGGGAGTAAGAGGTTCTTCTACGGCTGCACTTTTCTTTGATAATTGTGCTATTCCAGAAGAAAATTTACTTGGAAGCTTAGGAGAGGGATTAAAAATAGCTATGTCTACACTCAATGGTGGAAGAATAGGTGTAGCAGCTCAAGCTGTAGGACTTGCACAAGGAGCTTTAGATGCTGCAATAAATTATGTAAAAAATAGAATACAACTTGGTAAACCTATATCACACCATCAAAATACTCAATTTGTAATAGCTGATTTACAAACAAAAATAGATGCTGCTAGACTTATGACTTATAGAGCTGCTAATATGAAAGATTTAGGAGAGGATTACGGATATATGGCATCTATGGCAAAATTATTTGCTTCAGAAATAGCTATGGAAGTTACAACTAAGGCAGTTCAATTATTTGGTGGAAATGGATATTCTAAAAGATTCCCAGTAGAGAGAATGATGAGAGATGCCAAAGTTACTGAAATCTATGAAGGAACTTCAGAAGTTCAAAAAGTAGTTATTGCTTCTCATATGGGAATCAAATAAAAAATATGCAGATAAAATTAAAATTTAATAAAGAAGTCATTGTAAATTTTTAAGTTCTAATGGCTTCTTTTTTTATTTGATATCTAATAGACTAAAGTTTTACAGAAACATATTTACTTTCTGGAATATAAAAACGCCAAAGTTTATCTTTATACTCCTCAGCATAATCTATACCTATTCTTTTAGCTTGAGTGATACTACTAATACTATAGTCATCATTTTCTAACCAAATATAGTTATTTTTAGTTATATCGAGAGTATTAAAAGTTTTATCGATGGACAATGCTTTTGCAAGTTTTCCTGGACCATTTGATAGATCTTTATCTTTTTTTATATTTCTTAATTGCTTCATATACTCTATATTTTTTAGAGGTTCAACTGCCCTAATAAGAACAGCTTCAGGAATATCTTTTTTATTAGCACTGATATTAAAACAGTAATACATCCCATAAATTAGATAGATATATATATGTCCTCCTTCAAGAAACATAGCCTCAGTTCTTTTAGTACGACGGTTTTGATAAGAATGAGCTGCTTTATCTAAGGGCCCCATATAAGCTTCGGTTTCTACTATTCTAGCTTTTAAAATTTTATTATCTATTTTTCTAACAAGTACTTTTCCTAGAAGATTTTTAGCCAGAGTTATTCCATCAACTAAGAAAAAATTTTTCTCTAATTTCATTATATTACCAATCCCATTATATAATTATCAAAATATTTATCTTTAATAAACATAGCATTTTTTAATCTACCTTCTATTTCAAATCCTAGTTTATTATATAGAGCTATAGCATTTTTATTATCTGTTCTCACTGTTAATTCAAAACGTGTTATACCAGTTTTTTTACCTCTTTTAATAGCAGAATTTAAGAGATTTTTTCCTATTCCAATTCCCCAATATTCTTTTAAAATAGTAATTCCCAAAAGAGCAATATGCTTTAATCTCATTCTACTTTCATTAGTTCTAAGACTACAACTTCCTACTATCTTATTATCAACTAGAGCAACTAGCATAAAGTTTTTATCAGTGGAATTTTTAATTTGTTTCTCCTCATCTTCAAGAGTCAATCCTATTCCTTCTTCTCCAAAACCTAAAAAGTCAGTTTCTTTTCCACATTGATTAATATAGTTTAAAAATTCTTGTACTTCTTCAATTTTAACTAATCTAATAGTAAGTTCTTTTCCATTTTTTAAAAGGTGTTTTTCCATAGTATCCTCCTCAAATTATAATGATTCAGAAATTTCCCAAATTAATTGTTCTTTGATATTTTCATATCCCTCTAATATAGATATTTTCCAGTTACTTCCGTAGAGTTTTATTTCAAAATTATCTATCTCATCTTTAATATTTTTCTTAGTAATTTTTTTTCTATCAAATAGAGGAGCTCTTTTTTTTTCTTTTCCTTCTATTAAAATTATTAACATTCCTTTAGAATATCCTTTTAGTATAACTTCTGAAGCTCTTTCAGCTTCAGCTCGCTCTATAGCTCTTTCTTTCCTATTTTCAGCATTTTTTCTTTTATTTTCAGTAAGTCTTCTAAATTTTTTCTCTTCTTTTAATCTCTTTGCCTTTTTTATTTTTTTATTTATAGAAAAAGCTTTTCCTTTAGCTTTATCCTTACTTATTACTTCCATTTTTAACTCCTTTAATATTTTAAAATTATATATGTTAGTATTATATCATATTTGTCAGAAAATATGTATTTTCAATACTTTTTTTATATTGGAAATATTTAAAATAAATATATAAATCTACTAGATTTTTTTTGAAAAAAATTATAGAATAAAGGGATGTGAGATATGTTAATATGAGGAGGATAAATGGGTAATATAAAAGTAAAATCTTTAGTTTCTTTAACTATTCCTATATTTTTTGAGTTGCTTCTCGTAACAATAGTAGGGAACATTGATACTATTATGTTAGGACACTACAGTGATAAGGCAGTAGGGGCAGTAGGGGGAATAAGTCAGGTATTAAATATTCAGAATGTTATATTTGGATTTGTAAACCTAGCTACTAGTATTCTATGTGCTCAATTTATAGGGGCGAAGAATAATAAAAAAGTACAGGAAGTAATAACAGTTTCTTTAATAGTAAATCTTATACTTGGATTTTTATTGGGTGCTAGTTATTTTATATTTTGGGAATTTATTTTAGAGAAGATAAAACTTCCAATAGAGCTTATAGATATAGGAAAAGGTTATTTTAAGCTTGTTGGAGGGCTTTGTGTATTTCAAGCTATAACGCTTACTTGTGGAGCTGTGATGAAAAGTCATGGAAATCCAAAGCAAATGCTTTTTGTGAACATTGGCGTAAATCTTTTAAATATTTTTGGTAATGGAATGTTTATTTTTGGATGGTTTGGGATGCCAGTACTTGGAGCAACAGGAGTTGGGATATCTACAGTTGTTTCAAGAGCAATAGGTTGCGTGGTTGGATTTTTAGTTATGAGTCACTATTGTAGATTTAAGTTCAGAAGAAAATTTTTAAAACCTTTTCCTTTCCATGTGATAAAAAATATATTATCCATTGGAATTCCAACGGCTGGTGAAAATTTAGCTTGGAATGTGGGACAGCTTATGATAATGGCCATGGTAAATACGATGGGAACAACTATGATAGCTTCACGAACATATTTAATGTTAATAGCTAGCTTTGTGATGACTTTTTCAATAGCACTAGGTCATGGAACAGCTATACAAGTAGGGCAACTGGTTGGAGCTAAAGAGATGGATGAAGCTTATGAAAAATGTTTAAAAAGTTTAAAGCTTTCAATAGTACTTGCGTTTTTTGTAACAGTTTTAGTGTGGATTATGAAAAGTCAGATAATGAGTATTTTTACAAAAGATGTTGAAATTTTAGATATTTCTTTAAAAGTTTTTCCATTAATGATACTGTTAGAGGTAGGAAGAGTATTTAATATTGTGATTATAAACTCATTGCATGCTGCTGGAGATATAAAATTTCCTATGTTTATGGGAATAGTATTTATATTTATTGTAGCAGTTCCATTCTCATATATATTTGGATTGAAATTTGGATGGGGACTTGTTGGAATTTGGATAGCTAATGCTGCAGATGAATGGTTTAGAGGAATAGCTATGTTTTTAAGATGGAAAAATAAAAAATGGCAAACTAAAAGTTTTGTTTAGAAAGAATTTTCTAAATTATATAATTTTAGTATATAGAATAGTTATTAATTTAGCTATAAAAAAATTACACCCTCAATCTCAGAACTCTAGAGATAAGGGTGTAATATGTTATAATAGCTTTTTTATAAAAATATTTATAGTTCTCAAATTGTTACTTGGAATAGTTAGGAGCTTCTTTAGTGATAGTTATATCATGAGGATGGCTCTCTTTTAAACCAGCACCAGTTATTTTTATAAATCTTCCATTGTTTTTAAGATCTTCTATTGTAGGAGTTCCACAGTATCCCATACCTGCTCTGATTCCACCACATAGTTGGAAAACTACATCTTTTAAATTTCCTTTATAAGAGATACGACCTTCTATTCCCTCAGGGACTAATTTTTTAGCATCATTTTGGAAATATCTATCTTTAGAACCTCTTTTCATTGCTGCTATTGATCCCATTCCAACATAGAGTTTAAATCTTTTTCCTTCAAGTATAATCTCTTCACCTGGAGCTTCTGTAGTCCCAGCTAAAAGTCCTCCTAGCATCACACAATCAGCACCTGCTGCTAAAGCTTTAACTATATCTCCTGATAATTTGATTCCACCGTCAGCAATTACTCCTATACCTTTATCTTTACAAACTTGAAAAACATCATTTACAGCTGTCAACTGAGGTACTCCAACTCCAGCAACGACTCTAGTAGTACAAATTGAACCAGGACCTATACCAACTTTTACAGCATCTACACCAGCTTCTATTAAATCTAGTGCTGCCTCAGCAGTGACAATATTACCTCCGATTAAATTTAAAGATGGAAAAGCTGCTCTAATCTCTTTTATTTTATTAATTACTCCTATAGAGTGTCCATGCGCAGAATCAACAGTGATAATATCTACACCAGCTTTTACAAGGGCTGCTACTCTATCTAAAGTATCAGCTCCAATTCCAACAGCTGCTCCAACTCTTAAAGTCCCATGAGCATCTTTGCAAGCATTAGGATATTCAGCTAGATTATCTATATCTTTTATAGTTATTAAACCTTTTAAATATCCATTTTCATTAGTAATAGGAAGTTTTTCTATTCTATTAGCTAAAAGAATTTCTTTAGCTTCATCTAAAGTTGTTCCAACTGGAGCTGTAATGAGCTCATCTTTAGTCATTATTTCACCAACAAGTTGAGCCATATCTTTATGATATTTTATATCTCTATTTGTAACAATTCCTATAAGTTTTCCATCCTCCTCAACTACAGGAAGGCCAGATATTTTATACCTTTTCATTAAATCCTCAGCTTGTCCAACTGTACAACTTGCACTAAGCGTAACAGGATTTCTTATCATTCCACTTTCTATTCTTTTAACTCTATCAACTTCAGCAGCTTGATCTTCAATACTCATATTCTTATGAATAAATCCAATTCCACCTTGTCTAGCTAAAGCGATAGCTAAATCTGATTCCGTAACAGTATCCATAGCAGCACTGAGGATAGGAATATTAAGAGTAATATCCTTTGTAAGTCTTGTTTTTAAGCTTACCTCATGTGGTAACACTTCTGATTTTGCTGGTATTAGCAAGACATCATCAAATGTTATAGCTTCTTTAATTATTTTTCCATTCATTTGCAACTCCTTTTAAAAATATAGATTAATCTTAATTTGCGAACTTAGTTATTAAAATATAGTTTGGATTTCAGATATTATAGCATAAGACTTTGGAAATTGTATAGAGTTTTTTCAATAAAATAATGTGATATTAAACACGAAATTTTTAATTTTTTTTTATTTCTTATAAATATCAATTTTTTGATATGGTATTTCTATATTATTAGCATCAAATTCAGCTTTTACCATCTCTGTAAAATCAAATTTAGAATCCCAATAGTCTTCCTTTTTTACCCATACTCTAAATATAAAATCAAGAGAGCTAGCATTTTGTACGCTCATTCTAATATTGATAGGTTTATCTTTTAAAACATTTGGATGAGAGTTAGCTATCTTTGTTAAAATTTCTTTTACTTTTTCAGTAGGGGTATCATATGATACAGAAAATACAAGATCTAATCTTCTTTCTGGATTTCTACTAACATTAGTTATGGCATTATTAGCTAACTGACTATTAGGTACTATAACAACTTTATTATCCGGAGTAGTAAGTATAGTGTAAAGAATTTGTATTTTATTAACTATCCCCTCAACACCAGTACTTGCTATTATATATTCATCTTTTGTAAAAGGTTTGAAAAAAAGTATTAACATACCTCCAGCTAAGTTTGCTAAACTTCCCTGTAAAGCTAAACCTACAGCTAATCCAGCCGTACCTAATACAGTTACAAGAGATGTAGCTTTAACACCTGCTATTCCTACTATTAAGAAAAATAAAATTACATATAAAAGAGTTTTTAACATTGAGCTTGTAAAACTTTCAAGTAATGGATCAACACTCTTTTTTCTTAAAGCTTTCTTATAGCCTTTAATTATGAAGGCTGTCAATTTTGGCCAAAAACTGAATAGAACAATAACAATTATTCCTCTAGTTACAATCATTGGGAGTAGCTCAAGAGCTTTTTGTAAAAAATTTGTTACAATTGGGTGCATTTTATATCTCCTTTTAAAATTTTTTCTTGCAATAGCAATAAATTAACATTTTTACATTATACAGTTTTTTATCTAATATATCAATATTTTTTAGAAATATTTATAAAAATGTTATATACTATATTCAAATGAAATTAAAAAGGAGAATAATTATGGAAATAAAGGAAAACTCAATCTGGATTAATAAGAAAAATGGAAGAGAATATGAAGTTATAAGAGAGGCTATTGATTGTACTAATGAAAGAGATGGGCTTATAGTAGTAGTTTATATCTCTAGAGAGGTTACAGGTAAATTATTTGTAAGAGAAAAGATGGAATTTATGAATAAATTTTATTTAAAAAAAGAATAAAAATTTAGCTTAAAGTTTTATAACTCCATTTATTAACTATTTTTTTATTGAAAAATATAGTATAATATGACAAATTAACTAAAATGTATTATAATTAGGAGAATAGATGAATATAAGAAGCATGGAGAAAATTAATAAATGGGGGTATATGTTCTATATAAAATATGATGGAACAAAGTTTCATTCTTTTGATGAAATGAGTGGGAAAAAAACTGTTAAGGGTAAATTTAAGGAGATAATGGCTAAGTTAGATTTTACTTGGGCAAAGGGAATACAGCAAGGTGGGAGAACTGATGCAAAGGTGAGTGCTATTGAAAATATTCTCTATGTGAGTAGTAAATTTGATGGAGATGTGAAGGGTTTACAGAGAAGTTTTAACTCTTTATCAGATGATAGTTTGAAAGTAACAATGATAAAAAAGACATTCCCAAATTTAATGTTTCCAGAGTTAATATCTAAAAGAGAGTATATATATGAATATCCTAGGAAAAGGATAAAAAATAGCTTAGAAGAGATTGAAAGGCTTTGTATGGAATTATCTGGAAAATATGACGTGAGTGAATTTACAGATAAAAAGGGTTTAGAGCTAAAAGAACATATAAGAGAGGTAGAGATAAGTTATAGAAAAGATAAACTTTATTTTTTAGGAAATTCTTTCATGCCAAAGCAAGTAAGAACCATGTCGGGATATATTTTAATCGGTAAGAAGGAGCCACTTGAGGGGAGATATTTAACTTTATCTAAGATAGTTTTAACCAAAGAGTTAAAAGATATGATTCTTGAAGAAGTAAAAGATATAGTTATAGATGGGGTAGAAAAGATAGAGAGGAATTTAGGTAAAACTCTTTATATTTTTTATATAAAAAATTCTAAAAAGGGAGAATTAATAGGAAAAAATGGAAAAAATATTAAAGCCCTTAAAAAAATTTATGGAGATATAGTGGTAAAAGAGATATGTTAGAAAGAATAAAGCAAGGACTCACTTTTTTATTTGGAAAATATAGAACAGAATGGGATATAGAGGTAAAAGAAGTGCTTTCAGATAAAGAATTTGAAATTTTTAACCAGATGAGTGAATACGATAAAATACATTCATATAGACTATACAAATTAGTGATAGAAGATAGTATTTTAAAAGAGGAAGCTATATTTAGAAAATTAGCTTTACTTCATGATTGTGGAAAATATCACGCCTCTTTATATAGGAGAGTAAAAAAAGTTTGGATAGGAGAGAAAAGCTTAGATAACCATAGTATTGATTCTTATCACAAATTAAAAGAGATAAATCTTGAATTGGCAGAATTAGCTAGGCTACATCATCATTATATAGATGATATTTATATGCAAAGATTCCAAGAGTTAGATGATAAATAAAAAATATTGAGGATAATAGAATTTAAATTCTAAGCGAATATTAAGTAATCTTAAAAAGTTTAAAATATAGAAGTTAGAAGGGTTTCTAGAGAAAGAGGAGAAAATGAGAGTAAATTTAGATAAATATTTATTGAAAGTTGAAAAACCAGGTCAGTATTTAGGAAATGAGATCAACAGTATCCATAAGGAGAATTCAGTAGCTAAAATGTGTTTATTTTTTCCAGATATATATGAAGTAGGAATGTCCAATCTTGGAATTAGAATATTGTATAGTCTTATGAATAGAGTAGAAGGGTTTTCTTTAGAGAGAGGATTTGCTCCAATGGAGGATATGGAAAGATTTATGAGAGAAAACAATATACCAATGTTTTCATTAGAAAGTAAGACACCTCTTAAGGAGTTTGATGTAGTAGGTTTTTCATTATCATATGAAATGTGCTATCCAAATGTTTTAAATGCTCTTGATTTAGCTGGGATACCAGTGAAAAGAGAGGAAAGAAAAGAAGGAGATCCGCTTATAATGGCTGGTGGAACTTGTATGATGAATCCTGTACCTATGGAGAGATTTTTAGATTTTATAGTTATAGGTGATGGGGAAGAGGTAATGGTAGAGATTGCTAAAATCCTAGTGGCTCATAAAGATAAAACTAAAATGGAAAAGTTACAGCTTATAGAACATTTAGATGGGGTATATGTTCCAGTTCTTCATAAGGGGAAAAAAAGAATAAAAAGAGCAATAGTTGCAGATTTAAATAATACAGAATATTATGAGGATCAGATAGTACCATATATAAATATAGTACATGATAGAGCCACTGTAGAGATACAAAGAGGTTGTTCAAGAGGATGTAGATTTTGTCAAGCAGGGATAGTGTATAGACCGGTTAGAGAGAGAAGCCTAGAAAAAAATTTGGAGTTAATAGAGAGAATGATAAAAAAAACAGGATATACAGAGGTATCATTATCTTCTTTAAGTAGCAGTGATTATACAAGGATAGATGATCTCATTAAGGGTGTAAAAAGTAAGTATGATTATAGGAATTTGGGGGTTTCACTCCCATCACTTAGAATGAATACACATTCTGTTGAGGTAGCTAAAGATATCAGTGGAGGAAAAAGAACTGGATTTACTTTTGCACCAGAAGCTGGCTCTCAAAGAATGAGAGATATTATCAATAAAGGGGTAGAGGAAAAAGATGTATTAGAAACAGCTGAAGCTGCTGTAAGAAATGGATGGGAAAGTTTGAAATTTTACTTTATGATAGGCCTTCCATTTGAGACTGATGAAGATGTGAAGGGGATATATGATTTAGCAAAGAAAGTAGTAGATAGATGTAGACCAATAAATAAAAGACTTAATGTAACAGTTAGTGTATCCAATTTTGTACCTAAACCCCATACACCTTTTCAATGGGCACAACAGATGAATTTTGATGAGATGAAAAGAAAACATACACTTTTAAGAGAGCTTTTTAAAGGACAAAAAGGTTGTAGTTTGAGAATCCATGATATGAAAAAGTCTTATTTAGAAGGCTTTCTCTCAAGAGGAGATGAAAAAACAGGAGAACTTATAGAACTAGCTTGGAAAAGTGGAGCAAAACTTGATGACTATAAGGATAATTTTAATATTTGGAAAAAAGCTATAGATGACTTAAAATTTGGAGAAGATGAGTACCTAAGAGCTAGAGATATAGATGAGAAGTTACCTTGGGATATAGTAGAGATAAGTGTGGATAAAGAGTTTTTAAAAAAAGAATTAGAACAAGCTAGGAATGCTGCTCTTACACCAGAGTGTAGAACTAGATGTTCTAATTGTGGCATAAGAAAAAGATTTCCAAATTGTATGGTGATAGCGGAATAATTTTTGGAGGGAAGAAGGAAATGGTAAACTTAGGAAATGATTGGGATGAGATATTAGAAGGAGAGTTTGCTAAGGAGTATTATCAAAAGTTAAGGAAGTTTTTGATAAATGAGTATAGAACAAAGGTTATTTATCCTAAAATGGAAAATATATTTTCGGCTCTGAAATTTACATCATACAAAGATACCAGAGTATTAATTTTAGGACAAGACCCCTATCATGGTCCTGGTCAAGCTCATGGATTAGCATTTTCAGTAAATCCTGGAATAAAAACTCCTCCTTCAC comes from Fusobacterium necrogenes and encodes:
- a CDS encoding LysR family transcriptional regulator; the protein is MLDFRVETFIELCRTKNYTKTAENLHMTQPAVSQHIKYLEEFYGCKLFNYNKKVLSITEQGKALYNYLLTMSSDANKIKEEIKNIDMSKKNLYFGATFTIGEFIIPKIISEISTRYPEINISFIIRDTSELLEELKKGNIDFAFIEGFFEKTEYENYLFSKERFVGICAANNPIATEITKFDDIVRERIILRENGSGTRDIFEKILYDNNLSLNDFDKKYEIENINIIKELVKENKGISFIYERAVEKEILMRKLAIINLENFFEEREFNFVFLKNSIHEEEYKKWYNFMKEIYKF
- a CDS encoding MATE family efflux transporter: MGNIKVKSLVSLTIPIFFELLLVTIVGNIDTIMLGHYSDKAVGAVGGISQVLNIQNVIFGFVNLATSILCAQFIGAKNNKKVQEVITVSLIVNLILGFLLGASYFIFWEFILEKIKLPIELIDIGKGYFKLVGGLCVFQAITLTCGAVMKSHGNPKQMLFVNIGVNLLNIFGNGMFIFGWFGMPVLGATGVGISTVVSRAIGCVVGFLVMSHYCRFKFRRKFLKPFPFHVIKNILSIGIPTAGENLAWNVGQLMIMAMVNTMGTTMIASRTYLMLIASFVMTFSIALGHGTAIQVGQLVGAKEMDEAYEKCLKSLKLSIVLAFFVTVLVWIMKSQIMSIFTKDVEILDISLKVFPLMILLEVGRVFNIVIINSLHAAGDIKFPMFMGIVFIFIVAVPFSYIFGLKFGWGLVGIWIANAADEWFRGIAMFLRWKNKKWQTKSFV
- the guaB gene encoding IMP dehydrogenase, with product MNGKIIKEAITFDDVLLIPAKSEVLPHEVSLKTRLTKDITLNIPILSAAMDTVTESDLAIALARQGGIGFIHKNMSIEDQAAEVDRVKRIESGMIRNPVTLSASCTVGQAEDLMKRYKISGLPVVEEDGKLIGIVTNRDIKYHKDMAQLVGEIMTKDELITAPVGTTLDEAKEILLANRIEKLPITNENGYLKGLITIKDIDNLAEYPNACKDAHGTLRVGAAVGIGADTLDRVAALVKAGVDIITVDSAHGHSIGVINKIKEIRAAFPSLNLIGGNIVTAEAALDLIEAGVDAVKVGIGPGSICTTRVVAGVGVPQLTAVNDVFQVCKDKGIGVIADGGIKLSGDIVKALAAGADCVMLGGLLAGTTEAPGEEIILEGKRFKLYVGMGSIAAMKRGSKDRYFQNDAKKLVPEGIEGRISYKGNLKDVVFQLCGGIRAGMGYCGTPTIEDLKNNGRFIKITGAGLKESHPHDITITKEAPNYSK
- a CDS encoding mechanosensitive ion channel family protein; protein product: MHPIVTNFLQKALELLPMIVTRGIIVIVLFSFWPKLTAFIIKGYKKALRKKSVDPLLESFTSSMLKTLLYVILFFLIVGIAGVKATSLVTVLGTAGLAVGLALQGSLANLAGGMLILFFKPFTKDEYIIASTGVEGIVNKIQILYTILTTPDNKVVIVPNSQLANNAITNVSRNPERRLDLVFSVSYDTPTEKVKEILTKIANSHPNVLKDKPINIRMSVQNASSLDFIFRVWVKKEDYWDSKFDFTEMVKAEFDANNIEIPYQKIDIYKK
- a CDS encoding acyl-CoA dehydrogenase family protein, which gives rise to MNFKFSNEQEVFLSKVREISVKEVAPIAAEIDKEASFPVNTIKLLGENGIMGIPFEKKYGGLEMDNLTYVAAVEELSKACASTGVIMSAHTSLCSWPIATYGNEEQKNKYLTQLASGEKLGAFGWTEAEAGTKMTAIKDGDKYILNGKKVLITNSHEADIFVVFAKTDLEKGDLSAFIIEKGTKGFSVGEAEDKMGVRGSSTAALFFDNCAIPEENLLGSLGEGLKIAMSTLNGGRIGVAAQAVGLAQGALDAAINYVKNRIQLGKPISHHQNTQFVIADLQTKIDAARLMTYRAANMKDLGEDYGYMASMAKLFASEIAMEVTTKAVQLFGGNGYSKRFPVERMMRDAKVTEIYEGTSEVQKVVIASHMGIK
- a CDS encoding DNA-3-methyladenine glycosylase; this translates as MKLEKNFFLVDGITLAKNLLGKVLVRKIDNKILKARIVETEAYMGPLDKAAHSYQNRRTKRTEAMFLEGGHIYIYLIYGMYYCFNISANKKDIPEAVLIRAVEPLKNIEYMKQLRNIKKDKDLSNGPGKLAKALSIDKTFNTLDITKNNYIWLENDDYSISSITQAKRIGIDYAEEYKDKLWRFYIPESKYVSVKL
- a CDS encoding HD domain-containing protein, encoding MLERIKQGLTFLFGKYRTEWDIEVKEVLSDKEFEIFNQMSEYDKIHSYRLYKLVIEDSILKEEAIFRKLALLHDCGKYHASLYRRVKKVWIGEKSLDNHSIDSYHKLKEINLELAELARLHHHYIDDIYMQRFQELDDK
- a CDS encoding GNAT family N-acetyltransferase, with protein sequence MEKHLLKNGKELTIRLVKIEEVQEFLNYINQCGKETDFLGFGEEGIGLTLEDEEKQIKNSTDKNFMLVALVDNKIVGSCSLRTNESRMRLKHIALLGITILKEYWGIGIGKNLLNSAIKRGKKTGITRFELTVRTDNKNAIALYNKLGFEIEGRLKNAMFIKDKYFDNYIMGLVI
- a CDS encoding KH domain-containing protein, translated to MNIRSMEKINKWGYMFYIKYDGTKFHSFDEMSGKKTVKGKFKEIMAKLDFTWAKGIQQGGRTDAKVSAIENILYVSSKFDGDVKGLQRSFNSLSDDSLKVTMIKKTFPNLMFPELISKREYIYEYPRKRIKNSLEEIERLCMELSGKYDVSEFTDKKGLELKEHIREVEISYRKDKLYFLGNSFMPKQVRTMSGYILIGKKEPLEGRYLTLSKIVLTKELKDMILEEVKDIVIDGVEKIERNLGKTLYIFYIKNSKKGELIGKNGKNIKALKKIYGDIVVKEIC